The region CATGCACAGGCAGCCGAGCAGCACGAGGAACACGATCATCAAGGCGTTCAACAGCAGGCCGGGCGTCACTTGGCTCAGCACCTGAAACGGGGTGACCCACGCGCCGACGACACGCACCATGATCAAGCCCGCCAGAATGAGCGCGCCGAAGCCGATATACTGGAACGGCTTCTCGGTCATGATGACCATCTGCTCCATCTGGTAGTTCCAGAGCTTCTTGAAGGTCCAGCCGGACTTGCCGTGCTTGCGCGGCGCGTGCGAGACGGGCACCTCGACGCAGCGCGCCGCGGCCGCAATGGCCGTCACGGGATTAAACACGTTCAACGGGCCGAATTGGAACGCGCGGAGCAGCCGTGCATTGTAGAGCTTGAACGTGCAGCCGAAGTCGCGGAAACTGGTGCCCGAGGCCCTGCGCATGACGATATTCGCCAACACCGAGGGCCACTGGCGCAACAGCGAATCCTGGCGGTCCTTCCGGTAGCCGCTCACGACATCCATGCCCTTGTCATACTCCGCCAGCAGCACGGGCAGGTCGGCCGGGTCCAGTTGCAGGTCGCTGTCCATCGACAGGATGATGTCGCCGCGCGCTTCGCACATGGCCGCGGTCACGGCGGCGGGTTGCCCGGCGTTCTTGAACATGTCCATGATGCACGCGACATGCGGGTCCCGGGCGAAAACATCCTTGAGCTTCTCGAAGGTGCGGTCCGTGCTGCCGTCATTGACCATGATGATTTCATAGCTGCGGCCCGTCTTTTCGAGCGCGGCGGAGAGGCGCGCGTGGAATTCGTCGATGGTCTTCTCTTCGAAGTAGCAGGTAACCAGCGCCGAAATCTCCGGTCTGGATTTGTCGTCCCGTGTGTTCATAGCCGGCACTTATTGGGTCCGCTGCGGTCCGGTCGCGTTTCCGCGTCAGGCGATCCGCACTTCCTTGCCGCCCGCCGCGCTCCGGTAGAGCCCGTCGAGGATCGTGGTCACGTCCAGCGAATGTTCCGCGGGCACGGGCGAGGGTCTGCCCTCGGCGACCGCCTCCGCGAAGGCCATGCATTCGAGCGCGTGCGGCTCGATGCCCGGATTGCTCAGTATCTGCGTGTTGCTGTGCTGCTTCGCCTTGTAGTCCGTCGTGAGAATCTCATTCGAGGGCCAGTGCGCGCCCGCCTTTTCGCCGTACAGCCACATCTGCATGTCTTCACTCGTCGTTTTGTGGTGTAACAGCCAGGCCACTTCGAGCACAAGCGTGGCGCCGTTCGCGAACCTTACCATCGCGGCGGCGAATTCCTCGACGTCCCAATGCTTCGGAATAGGGCCGCCCCAATCGCTGTAGCAGCCGGGCAACTTCGAGAGCCGCCGCTGCGTGACGCCCGACACGGCCACCGGGCGCGGGTGCCCCATCATCCAGAGCGTCAGGTCGAGAATATGCACGCCGATATCAATGCACGGGCCGCCGCCGCTGTGCTTCTTCTGGATGAACCCGGGCCGCGTTGGCGCGCCCGAGCGGCGCAGCATCCAGCTGCGCGCGTGGTAGATGTCGCCGAGCGCGCCCTTTTCCAGCACCTTCTTCAGCGCCTGAGAATCGTTCTGGAAACGGAAATGCTGCGCGGTCATCAGCAGTTTGCCGCTCTTGTCGCGCGCGGCGATCATCCGGCGGATTTCCCGGGGCGTCGGGGCGAGCGGCTTTTCGCAGATCACGTGCTTGCCCGCCTGGAGCGCCGCTATGGTCAACGGCGCGTGGTACGCATTCGGCGTGCAGATGTCGACGATGTCGATATCCTTGTCGCGGACGAGGTCGAGCGGGTCTTCATAGAGGCGCGCAATGTCGAGTTCCTTGCCCCGGCTTTGCAGCACCTGCCTGTCCACGTCGGCCAACGCGACAAGCTCCGCGTGCGGACTCTGCCGCCATCCCGGAAAATGGACCTTCGCGATGCCCGCTAGACCGATAATGCCTGCTTTCAGTTTTTTCGACATGGGGAATCCCCTTCCGCGTTGACCCGCGTGAACCGAGGGGATTCTACCCGAATCCGGCGGGCGCTTGCATCATTCCCGGGCGCGCGCCCTGTTGCGGGCGCGCGCTCATGCGCCAAGAGCCGTGGTCACAAGAAGCATACCGCTATGTAAGCAATATGCGAACGACGCTGCGGCGGGAGACGTCGAGGAAGCTGGCCGGGACGTGCGCTTCCTTGAGAAGCCTGCGAAGCCGCTGGAGCAGTCGACGGACGCTGCTGCTATCTCGCTTTTCGAATCCCATGAGAGCCCGGAGGTCTTTTCTGGAAATCGTGTGGTCCGGAGCATCGAGGATGTGTTTCAGCAGCTGTCCCACGCGCTCTGGCAGAAAAACCGTCTCGGGCTTGTCGTCAATCTGCAGGCGGTAACCGGGCCTTCCGGCATTCGCGCCGGGGATCAGCTTCGCAGTGTGCACGGTCGCGGCGGGAGGCAGTGGGTCTTGCGGCGGCTTCTCCTTCGGTCTCACAGGGACTACGAACGGTACATTCTTGACCTGGAGCTTTCCCGATTTGATATAATCAGATATGTATGCAATATTATCATCTACCTGACAGAGTATCTCGTTGATCTTATTCGCGCACCGCTCGGCTTCATCCCGCACTTCGCGCGGGAGCGCCATCGTGGAAGGATGGGAAACCCAATCCAACAGCTTTTCGAGATACTTCGGGAGCTCGACTATCAGGAGTTTGAGCGTTAACATCATTAACCGCTCATAAACCTTCTCGAAGCTCTCTGCGCCATGGTGCCGACCCTCTTCATCAAGCTCATCATTCATAGTGCCTGCCCTTTCCTCTGTCGCCTGGATGTGCCGGCCTGATGAATTGAGTGCTCCGCTGAAGTGATATTCGCTGACACGGCCGAGACACCCGAGATGCCCAAGATTTTGAGATGCTTCGCTTGTCTGTCCTCCAGGTAATCTGTGTTGAAACCTCTACCACCACATCGCACATAATAGCAGAATGAGTGCGTAAAGTCAAGGCAATTCTTGAGACGTTATTTCACGATAAATTCCGCAACGATATTTCTTGCGAAATGCGGTGTCTTCTGTCATGGCCCCGGCTCGGCCCACAGGGTCCAACAAGAACGGCGCCGCTGCTCTTGTTGTCGATTTCAGCGCCCGTTTCTTTTCTATCAACCGGTGTAGTGGCATGGCAACGGTCATCCCGCCGCCGCGCGGTGATGCGAAGCGGGCAGCCATGAGAATATACCGGGACGCGCGGACAGGAACCGGCGGGCCCGGATGGAGCCGCCTGCGTGCGGCGTTCCGCGCCCCGGGCCGACCTTCCTCCGCAGCGGCATGAGCGGGCTCACAACGCGGCATCGTCGAGGCGGAAGCGCACGTAGCCCCGGCGGGACGTGTCGATGAGACCCCGCGGATACCCTGCGTCCGCAAGCGCATTCCTCAGGCGTTGGACGAGCCGGCGGATGGCGCTCGTGGCACTGCCGGGCAGGTCTAGAAGGATTCGGAGCTCGTCGTGTGAGACGGTGTGGCCAGGCGCGTTCAATACGTGCTTGGCAAACTGATGAAGGCGCGCAGGCAGGAAGACCCGCGGGCCGCCGTCAAGCTGCAGGCTGCCTTCGCCCTTGCCCTCCGCGGCGACGGGACTCACCGTGGCGTTGCGCACGGGCGTGATGGCGGGCTGCTGAAGCCCTGCTATGCGCCGCAACGGCGCCGGCAGGAGGGACGGCAGCCTGCTGGTGGACACCGCGCCGGACCTGAGCAGTTCGGCCGCCCGCGTGAAATGGCCGTCCGTGCGTTCGAGCACCTTGTCAATCCGCGCGACCACACTCTCGACCTCGAGGCGGACGTGCGGCGCCATCTGCCGCATCTCCGGACGGCTTGCGGCATCCAGGAGTTCGTCCACCAGCTCCTGGAAGTCTATCTTAACGGCCCGCATGCCTCGGGCAATCTCCCCCCAAAAAGCGTCTTCCCGGGACGGTTGCATCTCAGGGAACTCCTTCGCCGCGCCTCTGTTTCCCATGATCATTTGCCTGCCTCCAGATGTTTTCCTGGATGTGCCAGCGCCTGCGGGACAGAGTGCCAAGTAACGCCAAGTAAGGCTGAGACACCCAGGTTGCCCAATTTTCCGAGCGGTGCGCCATTACCTCCTGTGGTTTTGGCCGAAGTGCTGTTGGCCAGGAGACCACCATATCACATGTTAAGGCGCATGTCAAGTCTCTGTCTGAAAAAACATCAGCAGTAGCCCATGCCTGAAATCGACATACTTTTTCTGATATGATATCGTTGCAATTGTTGATGGGTCGTTTCTTTGCCGGTGCCATCAGCGGTTCCAGCATTCCTGAAGTCCTCCGCAAGCGCCAGGCCCCATGCCATCGGCGCAACTATTATGTCGATTCGAGTGCTTCGGCGCTTTCATTCTTCTTGCGCAAAGGCATTGCAGCGATTGCTGTGACATTGCTGTCGCGGCGTGAACATTGCTTGACATCGCATTTTTCGATCTATAAAATAGTGTGCCCGCAGGAGTTAAGCGTTGGCGGTTCTTGCAGGAGCCTTCGCCGCAGTGGCTCTTGTGCCGACGGACTTGGCCGGCAGGTTGGAGATTTACCATCATGGACCCGAAATTGGTCGCGCTTGTCATGGCGCAGCAACACTTTGTGGAGCGGCTGAGCTACAGCGAGATAGCGCAGATGCACGGGGTGTCGGTCGCCACGGTTGCGCGGCGCCTGGCCGACGCGAAAGAAAAGGGCTATGTGCAAGAAGTCCGGCGTGTGCTGCCGCCCCCGGAGTATGTAGAGCAGCTCTATCGAAACATAACCTTCAAGAAGATATCGGGGGAGCTGTTACGGGAGCTTAACCGGGCAGGGGCTGGCCTGAAAGACGTGGTGGTGACGGCGGGCGATGCGAACCCGGCGGTTGAAACGGCGGATGAACAGGAGAGCGAACGGGGACACCCCCGCATCACGCGCGTCGGCTTGCATGGGGCCCGGCTGTTCCAGCAGCAATTGAAGGCGCTCCTTGAGGAAAAACAGCATGTGCGCATCGGATTGAACTGGGGTTACGCGGTGCAGATGCTGTGTTCGCAATTCCAGACCTTGATTGATGAAGGCTTGCACAAGTGCGATGCGGCCCGGCTCGAGTTCAGCGCGTTGTGCGGCTGGTTCTGGATCGATTGCGACCCGGACATCGAGAGATGGCGCCGGTCATGGGCCGCCTCGGCCGCCATGAATGCCCAGATACTGGCGGAATGTTTCCAGGAACACGACAAGATGCAGGTACACCTCGTGCGGGTGCCCGCGCTTATCAGCGAGGAGATGTTCCACAGGGAAAGAGAACTTGGCCGGCTGGACCTGACGCGGGAAGTGCTGATGGGGATTTGCAGTTCCGACCGCGGCTATGCGCATCTCTACGGGGAGAAGCCCATTTTCCCGACCACGGCGTCGGCGCACGCGTTTCTCAATGAACGGTGGATGCAACGGGGCGCCGACAAGAAACGGTTCGGCAGTATTCTGGATCATGACATCCTGCTGACCGGACTCAGCAGCCTGAAAACGACTGCCGGATTCGTGCATCTGGCCAACTGCGAACTGAGAGACAGGATCGAGGACTACAAGACGCAATTCCGCGCGTGCGGCGATATTGCGAGCCATATCTTCACGGACAGTGAAACGATTGCCAGGCTGGAGGACCCCTCTTTTCCCCAGATTGGCGAGGTGAATGGGCGAGTGCTGTCGCTGTGGCCAGAGGATCTAAAACAGGTCGCTAATTTGCACCGGGACGAGAACGCCGCGGCGCCGGGCGGTGTCATCGTACTTTCCTGCGGGCAGGAAAAGGCCAAGGCGCTGTACATGGCGCTGACGCGGCATAAGATCGCGAACTATATCGTCATTGACACGAATCTTGCCTGGAAGCTCTACGAAGAATTGGGCATGACCGCACGGCGGGAGCGGGACTTCTCGACGGCCGAGTTGTGGGATTTCGGAGGCGCCGACGGGGATGACGGGCAGGAGAACCCCTGACGTCGTTGAACGGTTCTTCGCTACCAGTAGGTGTAGAGGTACGACTCGACCAGCCAGCACTGGAATCCCAGAAAAGCGAGGGTCGCGGCGAGAGGCGCCAGGCTGGCCGCCTTGCGGCCCCACTCTTCCAGCAGATGCGCCGCCGGGATCACCAGGAAGGGGAACACGTACAGGGCGGACCGCTCTCCTTCGCCGCGCGCGAGATACAGCACGTCCAGCGCAACCAGCGTTATCAAGAAGACCAGAAACGGGCCCCTGCACGCCGGGTCTGGCCGCCGCAGACGCTTGATGAACAGGACCGAGACGGGGATTCCGGCGAAGAAGAACCAGCAGAGCGGGTTCAGGATGCGCCACGACCATGCGGGCCACCGGGGCGTGACAAGGTCCAGATGGCGCTGGTCCAGGTCGAACTGCGCCTTGCACGCCTGGAAACAAGCGACCATGTCGAAGCCCGACCACAGCCAGACCGCCGCGTGAAACGCCAGAAAGGCCGCGGCCATGACCGCCGCGGTGGTCACAACTGTTCCGGGCCTGCTGCGCAGCAGCCACAGCCCGGCCAGGGCGAAATAGGCGCCGATGCCAAGAAGAGAAAAGGACAGGACCGACATGACGCCGAAACCCAGCCCCGCCAGCACGGCGTATCTGGCGTCGCCGCGCTGAATCGCCCGCGTGAAGAGAAACAGCGTGGTCAGCGTGAACGGCGCGAACAGCATGTCCGCGCTTGTCGCGGTGAACAGAACAATGGACGGGACCACGCTGAACAGCAGGCAAGCGGTCAGGGCCGTTCGCTTGTCCGTGAGTTCCCGCGCCCAGAAGTAGAGAGGCACGATGGCGGACGCGCCCACGGCAATGGTCGCCAGCGAAAGGGCCATGGGTTCGCGTCCGACAAGGTAGGAAAGCAGCCAGAGCAGGGCGATCGGGCCAGGCGGGTGCACGCGCGCGTGCATGGACAGGTACTCTCGCAGGCGCACATATCTGGCGAACAAATCGTGGACCGTGCGCGCCGCACCGATATCACCGATGTATTCGTAGGCCTGCCGTTCGTAGGCTTGTGCGATGCCGGCGGGGCCGCCTCGAATCATGGCGACCGTGCAGGCGAACAGAATAGCGAAACCCACCAGCCCCGCCAGGAACCACGCGGTCGCGCGGCGTTCCGGCGGCTGCTTGAGCCAATCCAGAAGGCGCAGGACGCGAAGACAAACCGCCAGCCCGGCGACAAACACGAGGAGCACGGCCAGATGCCATCGAAAGAGGAGCCCGTATTCCCGCGCTAGTGCCTGCAAAGACTGGTTTTGCGTACGCGCCTCCTGATACAATGCAGCTACGGCCAGCGCAGCGAACAGCAAGCCCGCGAAACTGCCCGCCATGACGCGGCGGGTGGTCCGTTGCGCACTGGGCCAGCCCGGTAACAGACAAGCAAAGGCTATGAGCGCGCCCATGCCAAACGGGACCACGCCGGTTCTGAACGCGGGAATGGGCAGCGCATAAAAGGGAGTCGGGTGCCCATAGATGCCTTCGAGGCCGGCAAGCCATAGCACCAGCACCCCAATCAGGTACCAGACCAGGGTGCGCGCATAGAGGCCGGTGAGCCGGGCGCCAGAAAGCGCGGGGTCGCATGCGGCAGGTGCGTCAGCAGGCATGCCGTTATTCTAGACCCGTTCCCGCGCGGTTTCCAAGATGGAAAGGAACTTCAGGCTGGCCCGAGGGATAGACAAGGCCAGCGGGATCAGTGTTGTTTTACCGAGCCGCCGGATGTCAGCAAGACACACACACGAATACTGGCCGAGCGATCAGATATACCGTTGGGACGATGTCGCGCCCAAGGGGCGGTTGCGCTGGTTCCTTGTCTTGTCCATCATGCTTCACGGGCTGCTCGTTGCGGCACTGGTCTTGATGCCGCGGCAGGCGCCGCCCAAGACTGTGCAGATGGTGTACCAGATGGAAATGGTCGAGGCTGCCTTGGACGAGCCGGCTGTCGCAGAGCCTGCTCCGCCGGAGCCGGAGCCGCCGAAGCCCGAACCGGAACCCGAGCCGCCCAAACCGGAGCCGGAACCGCCCAAACCGGAGCCGGAACCGGTGAAACCGAAGGCGGAAGTCACTACGCCCGAACCGGAGCCGGAAAAACCCAAGGAAGAGCCGAAACCCAAGCCGGAACCACCGAAACCGCCGCCGCGGCCCGAGCCGCAACCGCCGAAGCCACAGCAGGTGGCCCAGGCCGTGCCCGCGAACCGCGGCGCTATCTCGGTGCAGGGCGAGATTGACCCGCGCCTGTCGTCGTGGATTATGCTGGTTCAGCGGAAAATCTCCAAATTATGGATGGTGCCGGATGGTATTCGGCTGGACGCGCAAGAGACGGTGGCGCGGGTCAGCTTCTGGGTGGACCGCGGGGGGCGTCTGATCGACGCGCCAGTGGTGACGCAGCATGCAAGCGACCGCGCCCTTGGCAATTCCGGGGTGCAGGCGCTGCGGCTGGCCGAGCCGCTGCCCCCATTTCCGGATGGATATTCTGAGATGGAACTCCGGGTGGAAATGACCTTCACCCTGGAACGATAGCGAAGAGTCGGGCGGGGACTCCGCGCGATGCCGCCCGAGAGAAAGGGAAGCAAAGTGAATCGTCGCAGCATCTTGATGCTTGTATTGGCTGTTTTGGCCGCTCAGACGCCCGTGTGGGCTCAGGGTGCCGTGTCCATAGACATCCGGCGCGGCGTGGACCAGCGTTCGGTCGTGGCCGTTCCGCCGTTTCTGGCACAACCGGGACTCGAGA is a window of Candidatus Hydrogenedentota bacterium DNA encoding:
- a CDS encoding helix-turn-helix domain-containing protein, which produces MRAVKIDFQELVDELLDAASRPEMRQMAPHVRLEVESVVARIDKVLERTDGHFTRAAELLRSGAVSTSRLPSLLPAPLRRIAGLQQPAITPVRNATVSPVAAEGKGEGSLQLDGGPRVFLPARLHQFAKHVLNAPGHTVSHDELRILLDLPGSATSAIRRLVQRLRNALADAGYPRGLIDTSRRGYVRFRLDDAAL
- a CDS encoding winged helix-turn-helix transcriptional regulator, whose protein sequence is MDPKLVALVMAQQHFVERLSYSEIAQMHGVSVATVARRLADAKEKGYVQEVRRVLPPPEYVEQLYRNITFKKISGELLRELNRAGAGLKDVVVTAGDANPAVETADEQESERGHPRITRVGLHGARLFQQQLKALLEEKQHVRIGLNWGYAVQMLCSQFQTLIDEGLHKCDAARLEFSALCGWFWIDCDPDIERWRRSWAASAAMNAQILAECFQEHDKMQVHLVRVPALISEEMFHRERELGRLDLTREVLMGICSSDRGYAHLYGEKPIFPTTASAHAFLNERWMQRGADKKRFGSILDHDILLTGLSSLKTTAGFVHLANCELRDRIEDYKTQFRACGDIASHIFTDSETIARLEDPSFPQIGEVNGRVLSLWPEDLKQVANLHRDENAAAPGGVIVLSCGQEKAKALYMALTRHKIANYIVIDTNLAWKLYEELGMTARRERDFSTAELWDFGGADGDDGQENP
- a CDS encoding glycosyltransferase family 39 protein, whose amino-acid sequence is MPADAPAACDPALSGARLTGLYARTLVWYLIGVLVLWLAGLEGIYGHPTPFYALPIPAFRTGVVPFGMGALIAFACLLPGWPSAQRTTRRVMAGSFAGLLFAALAVAALYQEARTQNQSLQALAREYGLLFRWHLAVLLVFVAGLAVCLRVLRLLDWLKQPPERRATAWFLAGLVGFAILFACTVAMIRGGPAGIAQAYERQAYEYIGDIGAARTVHDLFARYVRLREYLSMHARVHPPGPIALLWLLSYLVGREPMALSLATIAVGASAIVPLYFWARELTDKRTALTACLLFSVVPSIVLFTATSADMLFAPFTLTTLFLFTRAIQRGDARYAVLAGLGFGVMSVLSFSLLGIGAYFALAGLWLLRSRPGTVVTTAAVMAAAFLAFHAAVWLWSGFDMVACFQACKAQFDLDQRHLDLVTPRWPAWSWRILNPLCWFFFAGIPVSVLFIKRLRRPDPACRGPFLVFLITLVALDVLYLARGEGERSALYVFPFLVIPAAHLLEEWGRKAASLAPLAATLAFLGFQCWLVESYLYTYW
- a CDS encoding Gfo/Idh/MocA family oxidoreductase, which produces MSKKLKAGIIGLAGIAKVHFPGWRQSPHAELVALADVDRQVLQSRGKELDIARLYEDPLDLVRDKDIDIVDICTPNAYHAPLTIAALQAGKHVICEKPLAPTPREIRRMIAARDKSGKLLMTAQHFRFQNDSQALKKVLEKGALGDIYHARSWMLRRSGAPTRPGFIQKKHSGGGPCIDIGVHILDLTLWMMGHPRPVAVSGVTQRRLSKLPGCYSDWGGPIPKHWDVEEFAAAMVRFANGATLVLEVAWLLHHKTTSEDMQMWLYGEKAGAHWPSNEILTTDYKAKQHSNTQILSNPGIEPHALECMAFAEAVAEGRPSPVPAEHSLDVTTILDGLYRSAAGGKEVRIA
- a CDS encoding glycosyltransferase family 2 protein yields the protein MNTRDDKSRPEISALVTCYFEEKTIDEFHARLSAALEKTGRSYEIIMVNDGSTDRTFEKLKDVFARDPHVACIMDMFKNAGQPAAVTAAMCEARGDIILSMDSDLQLDPADLPVLLAEYDKGMDVVSGYRKDRQDSLLRQWPSVLANIVMRRASGTSFRDFGCTFKLYNARLLRAFQFGPLNVFNPVTAIAAAARCVEVPVSHAPRKHGKSGWTFKKLWNYQMEQMVIMTEKPFQYIGFGALILAGLIMVRVVGAWVTPFQVLSQVTPGLLLNALMIVFLVLLGCLCMIGEFTIRSFRASRHVPRYIVRERIARAPSGD
- a CDS encoding TonB family protein codes for the protein MSARHTHEYWPSDQIYRWDDVAPKGRLRWFLVLSIMLHGLLVAALVLMPRQAPPKTVQMVYQMEMVEAALDEPAVAEPAPPEPEPPKPEPEPEPPKPEPEPPKPEPEPVKPKAEVTTPEPEPEKPKEEPKPKPEPPKPPPRPEPQPPKPQQVAQAVPANRGAISVQGEIDPRLSSWIMLVQRKISKLWMVPDGIRLDAQETVARVSFWVDRGGRLIDAPVVTQHASDRALGNSGVQALRLAEPLPPFPDGYSEMELRVEMTFTLER